The genomic stretch GGGAAATCAGAACCCTGGGATCTAACTACCTCACACTCACCAGCAGTGTGACCCTGCCCAAGTCACttgccctctccctctctgtgccttggtttcctcacctgtaaagtggGGATTGTGTGCTTACTGAGTGTTGCTCTTGCAAATGAACACATGCAGAGCGTTTATAGAGGGCTGGCGCCTACTACACGTTGAAAGTTTTGGACGGAGGGAGGCAGGTGTTTGTGTTGGAAGGAAATCAGCATATCTAGGAGAAAGCCAGCCAGGCAAGCTGGAGTTTGTGACGTCACCCAGCTGGGCTGTGGGAGCTAGGCTGGGTCTCCctggctctctcctccctcttttccaGCCGGACGTCGACACTGAGTATTCAGATCCCTTTGATGCCCAGCCCCACCCGCCGCCCCCAGATGATGGCTACATGGAGCCCTTTGACGCCCAGCGGGTTGTCAGTGGTGAGTGAGCAGGGCAGGGAGGTGTCAGGTCCCGTATGGGAGTGGGGGCTGACCCGTGTCCTTGGCCTCCCAGAACTGCCCTGTAGGGCTGTACAGCTGTATGATACCCCCTATGAAGAGCAGGACCAAGAGCCAGGGGACGGGCCGCCTTTTGGTCAGAGGCCTCGGCAGAGTCGCCTGCCCCAGGAGGATGAACGTCCAGCAGATGAGTATGACCAGCCTTGGGAGTGGAAGAAAGACCACATCTCCAGAGCATTTGCAGGTGCTTCTCTGAGCCAAGTCCTGACCTCTGAATGCCCCATCCTTCATTTGCGCATCTAGTCACTCCCCTGCTTCAATTTACAGAGTAGAGCTCAATCACCTGCCATGGAGAAGTTCATAGAATCTCACTAAAGTGTGAATGACTGGTAGTCACAAATTCTTCTCCCTAGGAAAACCTGCATATTCTTTGGAAACTGAAAGGCTTTGTGAAATGAAACTTTACTTATTCTGCTCAGCACAGCGCAGGGAGAAGAATGTGGCTTCAGTGCCACACTAGACCTGGGTTTATGTCCCTTACTTGGACAAGTCACTGAGTCTCTGTTTCTTACCTGTAAAACGAAGATCTCATAGTACCCGCTGAACAGGATTCTCGTAAACTGAATGCTGGCTAGGGCTCAGTGACACCAGAGCTGTTAGACAGGAAGGGCAGGATTGCTTAGTTGTTGTCAGCCAGGAAGACTTGGGGTCAATACCTAGCTGAATTGAGTGAATTTGACTGaactctgaatctcagtttcctcttctataaaaagAGTAACAATAagatcagatttaaaaaataaagtaactcaggtcaggcacagtgacacatgcctgtaatcccagcagcttggaaggctgatctcaagttcatagccagcctcagcagtttagcaagaccctgagtaACTTagacccagtggttaagtgcccctgggttcaatccctggcacctaaataagtaaataaaaataactcaggCTGGGTGTGGACTCAagaggcaggagaatggtaagtttgagaccatcctcagcaaattggcaagaacctgtctcaaagtaaaaaagaataataatgaaaaggactgggttcaatccctactactacTACTCGTACTACTACTAAATAAAACCACTCAGGCGGGGAAGATTCGTGCCTACATGACCTTGCCCTAAAAGTTATATGACTGGGTGACTGTTTGGGACTCACTGCTTTGATCTACCTGTATTTATATTGCGGATACCTCCAGTTTTAAGACTTGATCCGAACTGGGACAGAACCCCAAGGGAACTCAGGACCAGGTGTGGGTAGCCGGGAATTTCCAATCCATCCTCTATAATCATAGCCGCTCTGGGATTTGAGGCTCCTGCTACTGCCCcgccccttccctgccccctgcTTTATGAATGACCTCAGCCCTTTCTTCTGAAAGCTAATTGGTTGCTCCTGTGCCAATCCTTTCCTTCTTTAGTCAAGCTCCTCCTTTTCTGAGCTCTGATAGGTTGCTCCAAACTGGCACCGCCTCCCTTGTGAAATTCCATTGGCTTGACTCTGCCCCGCCCCCGTGAGGTAGACTGAACTTAACCCTTGTCTCTAACACTTCCCTTCCAGTACAGTTTGACGGTTCAGAGTGGGAAAGGACCCCAGGCTCGGCCAAGGAGCTCCGAAGACCCCCACCCAGAAGCCCCCAGCCCGCAGAGCGTGTGGATCCCGCTCTGCCCCTGGAGAAACAGCCGTGAGTGGGGGAGTTGAAGGAACCATCAGTAGGTCCCCACTTACCGGActaaagttttccttttaaaatttatttattattattcttggtactgtggattgaaccagTGGGGctctatcactgtgctacatCTCCGGTTTCCCCTCCTGTAGCCCTCGTCTTTTAAAtgctgagacagggtcttgccaagttgtgaaggtaggccttgaacttgagacctTCTTGCCTGGCTTCGGAGTTACTTGCTTTACAGGCGTGGGTCACTGCACCTGCAGGCAGaagttttcttgttttcctaCTTGGGACCCTGGAACTGGGAAGAACTTGGATTCATTCAATaacttcattaatttcttttgggGGAgctgggggtaccagggattgaactcaggggcactcgaccactgaggcacatccccagccctattttgtattttatttagaggcggggtctcactgagttgcttagcacctcgctgttgctgaggctggttttgaactccagatcctcttgccttagcctcctgaggcTCTGGGGGTGTAGCACAGGTATAGTGCCTGCCTGGAGTGCCTGAGGAGAGGGAGAAGCCCAGGTGACCATGTCGAATGACCCCAGCCCCAGCGCCGCCCATGGCAAACCTGTCAGTGAAGAACCGGAGGGAATTTCCTTGCTTGTTTTCCGGATGTCACAAGACCTGGCACCTGCTGGGATGGAGCTGCCCCCAGGGTGTGTCAGGGACAGTGGCCCTTCAGGAGACATCTGCCCCCACCTGCAGGTGGTTTCACGGACCGCTGAGCCGGGTGGATGCTGAGAACCTCCTGTCGCTCTGCAAGGAAGGCAGTTACCTCGTTCGGCTCAGTGAGACCAGCCCCCAGGACTGCTCCCTGTCCCTCAGGTGAGACCCCAGCCTCACGGAGTGTTACAGGACCACAGGCCTCACACTCTGGGGTTAATAAGGTGGAAGCAAGCTGAGTGGTCGGGTGCCAGTGGCCACGCCTGTCCCATCACagcggggaggctgaggcaggaggatcccaagttcaaagccatcctcagcaatttagtgaagtcctaagcaactcagggagaccctgactctaaataaaatacagaaaagagctggtgatgtggctcagtggtaaagggaccctggtttcaatccacactatgaaaaaagaaaaaagaagaaaaagaaagttgaagtTCATCTATTTGTCCGTTTCAGACCACAGTCTCAGAGTGGGCCAGTGAGGCATTTTCTGTCCTTAAGATTCTAAATGTGTCTAACTATAAAATGCTCCCAAGATCCTACGAGGTGTCTGGGAGCAAGATCAAAGAGGACAAAATCTGTCTGGCTTTGGAGACAGATTCGAATCCTGACTGCCACTTTCCAGCTATGCAGCCTAAGCTGAATTACTCAATCCATCTGGGCCTGAgtttcatctataaaacaagaaCAAGTGTCGACATCATGGTGGCACTGtgatgataaatttttaaaaagccaggtgcagtggccacgcctgtgaccccagtggctctggaggctgaggcaggaggatctggagttcaaagccagcctagggaACAACAAGGCACTAAGCCactcggcgagaccctgtctctaagtaaagcacaaaccagggctggggatgtggcccagtggtcgagtgcccctgagtttaatccccggtgccaaaacaaacaaacaaacaagtgtTGAGAACAGAGCCCGGGAAGCAGCAGGTGCTCAGCCACTGTTGATTCTGATAAAGCGACTCAGAGCTCCAGGGGAGCTTTGCACCCCTCAGCCTGACTGTGCCACCCAGGAGGGGGCAGGTGGAGGAATCTGAGGGTCTGCAGAGAGAATGGACTAGGTGTAGGGGTGCTAGGAGTGAGCCAAGAGGGGTCCTGGGGGCCTCCCCGCCATTAGGATTGGTCCCTTCATTGCACGACTTTAATTGAGCACCTCCTGTGTTCCTGGCCCTTTCCTAGGTGCTCAGACTCTGGCTGTGCCAGAAATAAAGACAATCTCTGAGATAAGGGCTGGGAGCCAAGTGAGACCTTAGGAAGTCAGGGGGGGACTGAGGCTCTCTGAGACGGTGACGCTAGCTGAGCCGGAGGATCCCTGAGCCACACTGTTGTGTGAATGTGTCTTGGACACCTCCTGCCATGGCACCGGGACTTCTGGCAAGTTCCACTCAGGACAGGGCTTAGAGGGGGGAGGAAAGTCAAATCCAGCAGCGTGCACCTGATCCTCCCAGCTCCTGCGGAGAGGTGAGCACCGGTCTGCAAATCAGTGCCCCCTCCAGGAGGACCTCAACCCGCCCGTGGACTTTTACAGGGATGAGCCTGCAAAGGCCGCCCTGCCTTGGGAGCAGGCTGATGCTGGGCGCTGACCGCTGCTTGCCAGAGGTGTCTGGGGCGCCCTCCAGGCCTGCCAACTGTGACAGGTGGTCCAGGGGACAACGGGAgtgtgggtggggctggggaacTCAGGGCCACCTTTGTCCCCTGACCCAGGAGCAGCCAGGGCTTCCTGCACCTGAAGTTCACCCGCACCCAAGAGAACCAGGTCGTGCTGGGGCAGCGCAGCGGCCCCTTTGCCAGCGTGCCCGAGCTGGTCCTGCATTACAGCGCTCGCCCGCTGCCCGTGCAGGGGGCCGAGCACCTGGCTCTGCTGTACCCGGTCACCGTGCCGAGCCCTTGATGGAGCCTCGGCTGGGGCACAGGAGGGCCCACCTCCTGGCCACTGAAGGTGGTCTTTCAGGCCCGGAGGAGGCCTGGGGACGGGGCACACAGACGCCCTCCCCGTCCACGCCGAGTCTCCTCAGAGCGGCCTCCTCGGCACCTCTGGGGTCCAGGGCGCAGGCTGTGTCTGAAAGCCCGCCCTGGCCTGGCAATAAACCAGTTTCTGTCTTTCTCCAGTGTCCTTTCTGGGCTGCAGGGAAGTGGGGATCACAGGCAGAGAGCCGGGGCGGCCCTTCCAGCCTGAAATGGCCCCATGGGTGTCCCCTGAGCTGTGGGGAATGTcccagggccaggcagaggcACTGGCCccttggaggaggggaaggagagctCTGGGGGTGGGGCAAGAGCCTCCCCGCTCTTTGTCTTGGGGTCCAAGCTGGGGCTGGAACCTGGTCTCAGACGCAGCAGGAGACCGACCAGGGCGAGGCCAGGGGTGGGGAAGGACCTGCAGGGAGAAAGGCGGAGAGTGGCCAGGCCCCTCCTCATCCGCACAGCTAGGCGGCTCTTCCAAAGGACATCTGTCCCCATGGAAACAGCAGAGTGGGGGAGGAGAGCCAGGCCCAGCTGCTGTCACTTCAAGGTGACCTCAGGCCGGAGACCTGCGGCTGGGAAGCACCAGGAGCTCctgacctggcctctgccctccaggCCTACCTGTGGAGGGGAAGAGACCAGGCGGGCAGAGAGGGGCCGTGCAGGGCTGGACACTGCTCGCAGGCTGAGCGTCACCTCCCTGCTCCTTGGCCGTGTCCCTACAAGCATGTGAGAGTTGTCACAGCCCTTACCACATGTCTGCAGCCATGCCCGGGGCGCTGGGACGCCCAGATGACCAGTCATCTGTTCTCAGCACCCCCGGATGCCCATGAGCTCTTGCTTTGCTTCCTTCAAAACCCTTTACTGACCATCAGGGGGCCACGGGCGGCCCCCTCCTGAGCCCCCTGAGGAAGGCTGCTGGGCGGCCCCCTCCTGTGGAAGCAGCCCTTGCTCCTGTGGTCACTGGCAGGTCCCCTTTGCGTCTCCAGGGGTCACCATTCCTCTTCTGACTGCCGGGAACCCTCTTGGCGGGGGCTTCCTAGAGGGGCCTGGGCCAGGAGACCCTGACGGCCGAGATGGGTGCTCGGGCCTGGGCTGGGGCAAGGGTGGGGGCCTGACTCAGCTGCCGGGTGGCAGGCACTGAGGTTGCGCAGAGCCGGTGACCTTCCCTGCTCCTAGCCAGGCCTCTGTCTCCTTGGGTCTCCCAGGGGGCCGACACTGTACATCGCAATAGAATGAACTTCCCAGGGGGAGGTGACACAAATCCAGGTGACAGTCACTGAGGGGAGGCTGGCCCTCATGGCCTACCTCTGGAGCCCCGTCTCTGTTTGGAGGACGCAGGTGCACGCCAACCCTCACCCTCGCACCAGCCCGCGGCCGCCCTCCCTCCCTGTGCAGGGCTGGGTGGGCGATGAGCTGCAGTCCCTGTGACCGCGCCCCTGGCCACCGGGGTCACGGCCAGACCCCTGCCACCAGCAGCCAGAGAGGAGATCCTGGGGGAGAGCGTGGAGCACTGGGGTGGGCTCGGGTGCGGGGCTCTCCAGGGAAGCAGGGGACCATCTGCAGGGAGGAAGCGCTCTCGTACCCTCCAGGTTAGAGGTCACCCCACGTGGGACTGAATTCAGGCAGGTGTCCACTGGGAACCTCAGCTTCCTCTTCTGAAAGTTCAGGCTAATCTTTCCTAACTCGTTGGGTCACCGTGGAATAACCGAATACTGGGGGACATCATGAGCTCCACCACCCTCATATGAGCCGGTCAACACATGACAGGCTTGGGTGCCCAAGTGAGCTCCACCCCCTCACCCTGCGCCCCCACCCTCACCGTCCTTCCTCACTCTCTCTTGACATCCATCACTCATGGCTCCTGTTTTTGAGTTGCTACTCTGTGCCAAACCCATTTtacagctggggaaactgagactcagagtgCCTAAGTCACTTGTCAGGGATCCCACACCCAGGTAGCACCAGAGACCAGCTTTGAACAAAGGCCTTGCTCACTTCTGTACCCCGATTCCCTGTTTCAGAGAAAAACATGTTTACACTAATCAGAATATTTGTCTTGCTGAATAAGCATCATAATCATGATAAAAATATCTTGATTTTCAGGACTTTTTTTGccggggggttgctggggatcgaacccagggccttgtgcttacaaggcaagcactctaccaactgaaaaTATCTTATGTTTATTGATCACCTACTATGCCCCAGACCCTATACTAAGCACTTTAGATGCAACCACTCTATTTTCACTCAATGCAGCTAGGAATGCAAGATGAGCTGTATTTTGACAGCCGAGGGAACAGGCACAGAGATATCAAGTTACTTGTCCAAATTCACACAACATGTCAATGAAAAAAGTAGAGGTTTGAATCCAGGTCATTATAATTGACATAAATCCCAGtcaacagctctggaggctgtgaCCAAGATAAGGTCCAGCACCCCCGGCCTGCTCATCTTGCAGGTTCTGAGGCTGGCAGGTGGTCCCTGGAGGCTGCCAAGCCTTTGTTCCCAGATGGAGAAGCCAGCTGTGTGGAGCTGGACGGGTCCCTTGCAGCTGCTAATTGCTAATCGGCCCCCTTGACAGTGGAGGGGCCCAACACACCACCCCGTGGCAGGCACGCACCCTGGCCAGCTGGAGAGGAAAGGGCTTCTCCCGGGGCCCGAGCCAGAAGCTCCCGTTCTGCCGGGTGGGAGCTGACACGTGCCGAGGCTGGTGCAGCCCCAGAGGGCAGGAGCCAGGAGgtgtgggctgggctgggcctgcaGGGGCTTGTCCCCAGCAGCAGTCTCATGGCAGAGTGGGGGATGCATGAGCTGGCTCAGGGCCAACTGCGCCACGTCCCTGTTTTCAAAGGTCCCTGGGCACATCTTGGCTCTCTGGGTCTCAGCCTCCTCGACTGTAAATGGGATCGGCTGGCCCTGCTGATCTGGAAAgattcttccagctctgagaGTTGATGGGTTTCAATTCTAGATTCTAGAATGCTCTGTGCTGTTGCACTCCATGACTGTACACTGCTAAGAGTCTGATACTTAAGGTACTGCTGTTCTAAGGTTCTAGAATCCTCCAGTTCTTTATCTGGGGGTTCTTCGTTCTTATTTTCATTGGTAATAATGAAAGGGAGATGCTTTAGATCTTTTTGAAATCTTGACTTGTTCCCTCATGACGTTTTAATTCTCTCGGGTACCCTATAAATCTACTTGTGGATCTAAGCTTTACTTGGAAAAAGAGAACATGCAGAGCCAGGTACAACGGTGctcgcctgtcatcccagcggctcgggaggcggaggccagaggatggcaagttcaaagccagcctcagcaacctagtgaggccctaagcaactcagtgagatgctgtctctaaataaaataccaaaaagggctggggatgtggctcagtggcagagcacctgcctagcatgcaagagggcTGGGGTCCACCCccaaaatcacaaaatttttttttaaaaattcttttgtagttgtagatggacaacatgcctttattttatgtgtttatttctgtgtggtgctggggattaagcccggtgctcacacaggctaggcaagtgctctgcccctgagctacagccccagtccacaaaaaaatttttaaaaaaggaaaatctggTTTTGCTGTAAGAACCAACATTCACCTCCTTAGAGACAATACATGCTTTAAATCCAAGtgcctagatttttttttgtccctATGATTCTAGAACTGCAAGATTCTATTATGTGGTTGGAGATTCTGGAATAGGTATAGAAATGTCTACACCAAAAGACAAGCAGCTCTACTCATAATAGCCAGAAGCTAAAAGCTgctcaaatgcccatcaacaggaaATTGGGTTCCATGACAACGTGGTCACTTGTGGGGAATACTCTACAGTCAAGAAAATGGAGCCACTCCTCTGTGTATCACTACAGCTGAATGCCTCAGAGGTCCCGTTGAGTGAAAAAAGCTAGACACAAGAGGACACACTCCACGGATGCGTTTAAGTGAAATACACCCCAGCAGAAGAGGTCTGCGCTGTGAGCAGTCAGGACAGTGCCGGGACTGGGGTGGCAGGTCTCAGGGCCCATGGGGGCCCGTGAGGGTCCAGAGTTTGTGATTTCCAGCTGGGTGGCTACATACCCTGGACACGCTCATTTCTCCGTAGGTGGAATATATTTTaacaacactttttaaaaggatTCTAGAATTATTTGATCAAAACTCCAGAATTGTATGTTTTCAAGTGTTTACAATCGTGATGTTCTGAACGGGAATCAGAAACTCCAAGCTGTGGGCCAAATTCAGCTTACcggctgcatttttaaaataaagttttattgagacCCAGTCACATCCAATCATTCATGCACTGCCTGGCATTTATGTGTTGCCTGGTGTTCGCAGCAGTTGCCACAGAGATCATGTGGCCACAAGCAGAAACAATTCACGGCGTGACCCTGGACAGGTGGTGAGCCAGGACCTGACCCAGGGGAAGTTCTTGACACTGGGCTCCCTGAGCTGGTGGTCCTCGCCTTCACAGCGCTTCCCGCCTGGCTCGGGCTGATGTTTCTGGGGGTTTGAGATCGGGGTCTCCACGTCTCTACCTGGGTCTACCAGGAGATGTGGGAGCAGCCTCTGCCTCGGCCACCAGGGGCCTCGCGGTTGCCTGCACATAGTCCTTGCTGTCCTGGAAGCTCATGTGGTCCAGCCTCAGGGTTAGGTCCCCCAGCTGAGACTGTTGCTGGTAACCAACAGCTGGCACAAGATATCCCTGTCCTCGTCCACTGCACACAGAGCCGTTCCCAGACCCTGACCTGGGTCACCTAGCCAGACAGGGCCACCTCCCTGCCTGGCTGACCTGCAGCAATTGGGCCTCCGCTGTGGCTCCCTGTAGCACCAAGGACGGAGAAGCCAGCCCTCTATCAGCGTGCAGCCCGCACACGCGCTCCATTCAACCCTAGAGAGCCTGGGAGGTTTGGAGCCTGTGAATCCTCCTGGCTATGATCCGATGtgcccatctgtgaaatgggcctGTCAGGTCAACTCCTGCAGGATGCTGGAATGGACTGTAGGACCTGTCTAGCTCTCGGCCACACCAATATGTCCAGCCCTAGGCGGGGCGTGGTAGATGCAGACAGCACGGGGATGAACACCCTGCCCTCTGGGAACTCGGAGTCGGGGGTGAAAGGCAGGAAGCCATGAACTGAGAATGGCgagggaggaaggggactggGGAGGGCAGCCAAGCATGACAGGGGGTCGGCTTCTGAGGGTGTCAGGATAGGCCTCTCTGAGGTGGGGGCCTTGAGCAGCGATCTGGACAGTAAGAAGTAGCTGTTCAGGAAGGAAGAGTGGAAGGCACAGCCATGcaaagggcctggggcaggacCAAGCCTGGCATGTTGCAGGAGCGGTAAAGAGGCCTGGGCGGCGGGAGCAGAGTGAGGAGGGGAGGAGCGGCGGGAGACCAGAGGCCAGCAGGCTgcggggaaggaggggaggggcagtTGGGAACAGGGAAGCGGGAGTCCAGGtgaagggttttgttttgtttgggcgCTGgcctttgcagtgctggggtggagCCCCGGCCttgcacatcctaggcaagccCCTGCCACTGAGCGGCGTCCCCTTGAGGCCCTGCCATGCCGGGCGTGCACACTGGGCCTGGTCCAATTCATGTTTCCACAAGAGCACCTGAGCCGGGCAGGTGGTGCACCCCTGTCACCCCAAGGGCTCAGTGGCTGAGGCCGGAGGACCCcaagcttgaggccagtctcagcaactcagtgagtccctatctcaaaataaaaaataaaagggactggggacgtggctcagtgggttcaatccccagtgccaaagagAACGGTCCCCCGCCCGCTGTGGTGACAACGCCCTGTGGGTGGGGGCTCAGGCGCAGGCCAGACCCGGGAGACGCCACGTCTGCACCCTGTGCAGGTTGTCCCCAGACTGCACGTGGGCCAAGTGGGgacatggagggagggagggcagcgTGGCCGCAGGTTTTGCTGGAGGGACTGCATAGATGGAACCGCCAAGGCCTGCGGGAGGACACTCGGGAGCGACCTATGGAGGAGAAAGGCTGGGCTCTCGGCCACGCTGCGTCCGGGTGCCTGAGGACCCGGAAGGACAGCTGTGTCGAGCTCCTGGCGTGGCCGAGGCCAAGTGAGGCGGAGGACGGGCTCAAGACTGGTGCGGTGTGCTGGGACCAGCAGGCCAGAGCCAGGGAGAGAGGCCCTGAGAGAGGCCGGTCACCAAGGCGGGCCGTGGTCTGAGTCCTATCCTAGGGCCCCTTCAAGGCGCCTCCTGCACCCTCCAGCCCCCCTAAGGTTCTGAGTGCcggggtttagggttagggttggggctggggttgggtttagggttagggttagagtttaGCATTAGGATTggggttagggttggggttggggttagggttagggttagggttagggttagggttagggatggagtttagtgttaaggttagggttagggtttgagttagggttggggttggggttggggttagggttagggttagggttagggtttagtgttaaggttagggttagggttgcggttggggttagggttggggttggggttagggttagagtttagtgttaaggttagggttagggttggggttagggttgtggttagggttagggttggggttggggttggggttagggttagggttggggttagggttggggttggggttagggttagggttggggttagggttggggttggggtt from Sciurus carolinensis chromosome 17, mSciCar1.2, whole genome shotgun sequence encodes the following:
- the Shd gene encoding SH2 domain-containing adapter protein D isoform X3; its protein translation is MAKWLRDYLSFGSRRPPPQPPTPDYTESDILRAYRVQKNLDFEDPYEDSDSRPEPDPVSPGDSKFHSPKHRLIKVEAADMARAKALLDNPGEEPDVDTEYSDPFDAQPHPPPPDDGYMEPFDAQRVVSELPCRAVQLYDTPYEEQDQEPGDGPPFGQRPRQSRLPQEDERPADEYDQPWEWKKDHISRAFAVQFDGSEWERTPGSAKELRRPPPRSPQPAERVDPALPLEKQPWFHGPLSRVDAENLLSLCKEGSYLVRLSETSPQDCSLSLRKLGSMTTWSLVGNTLQSRKWSHSSVYHYS
- the Shd gene encoding SH2 domain-containing adapter protein D isoform X4, yielding MAKWLRDYLSFGSRRPPPQPPTPDYTESDILRAYRVQKNLDFEDPYEDSDSRPEPDPVSPGDSKFHSPKHRLIKVEAADMARAKALLDNPGEEPDVDTEYSDPFDAQPHPPPPDDGYMEPFDAQRVVSELPCRAVQLYDTPYEEQDQEPGDGPPFGQRPRQSRLPQEDERPADEYDQPWEWKKDHISRAFAVQFDGSEWERTPGSAKELRRPPPRSPQPAERVDPALPLEKQPWFHGPLSRVDAENLLSLCKEGSYLVRLSETSPQDCSLSLRTARFYYVVGDSGIGIEMSTPKDKQLYS
- the Shd gene encoding SH2 domain-containing adapter protein D isoform X1, with product MAKWLRDYLSFGSRRPPPQPPTPDYTESDILRAYRVQKNLDFEDPYEDSDSRPEPDPVSPGDSKFHSPKHRLIKVEAADMARAKALLDNPGEEPDVDTEYSDPFDAQPHPPPPDDGYMEPFDAQRVVSELPCRAVQLYDTPYEEQDQEPGDGPPFGQRPRQSRLPQEDERPADEYDQPWEWKKDHISRAFAVQFDGSEWERTPGSAKELRRPPPRSPQPAERVDPALPLEKQPWFHGPLSRVDAENLLSLCKEGSYLVRLSETSPQDCSLSLRSSQGFLHLKFTRTQENQVVLGQRSGPFASVPELVLHYSARPLPVQGAEHLALLYPVTVPSP
- the Shd gene encoding SH2 domain-containing adapter protein D isoform X2, coding for MAKWLRDYLSFGSRRPPPQPPTPDYTESDILRAYRVQKNLDFEDPYEDSDSRPEPDPVSPGDSKFHSPKHRLIKVEAADMARAKALLDNPGEEPDVDTEYSDPFDAQPHPPPPDDGYMEPFDAQRVVSEQDQEPGDGPPFGQRPRQSRLPQEDERPADEYDQPWEWKKDHISRAFAVQFDGSEWERTPGSAKELRRPPPRSPQPAERVDPALPLEKQPWFHGPLSRVDAENLLSLCKEGSYLVRLSETSPQDCSLSLRSSQGFLHLKFTRTQENQVVLGQRSGPFASVPELVLHYSARPLPVQGAEHLALLYPVTVPSP